From the genome of Bactrocera oleae isolate idBacOlea1 chromosome 2, idBacOlea1, whole genome shotgun sequence, one region includes:
- the ksr gene encoding kinase suppressor of Ras 2, protein MTTPSADTAPLPVNDLDVIQDMIDISADRLEGLRTQCATSATLTQQEIRSLESKLVRMFSKLLLTKSRLNERIPASGLPHTTCTELKKWLRVVGISQESSNICLTRLSTLEQLLEQSDEELKHLLSNNPSYRKDEDIRRLTTAMQNLRKCKESLSILESENSTKSAIGGNNVSIEKKEPLTEQLFWDSWDRHHNHHHHRSSMGNIGVTASPRPHRMLTKQGKPHHHQSAGNSRQSPSHDHSCKSSSTAAINNATDDSSSIQGSTLTLTLTPSPPNSPFTPTSIISNFGTICSGGSSVNGTPQRSKPAGTPPPMKKHQTLLSNMQQHTPTHISSIVSNIPASNPDGTMIPLAKSKSNGSQFRDTPLSSTGSPQSQSLASSVVGAAMMTNNKSTLSRPRLNTDPSPDSFSSASSDVFVENNNNPNNLQVPRSPGTLPLGMGHTISHRFAKVFQVMSTCDLCQKQMFFGLKCRECKYRCHKDCEQNVPPSCGLPSEFVDEFKKTINDHGGFASMQHNQTTANTSPIQRQKRDSSSPASSCNSSSPSSPALFNLQQQHVTAHTGAVFIPSGGNMMSSSGGGSSSTSSNMLSTPSSFHKHASLFNFPDVTITSNCNQAAGGTTQTLYSSQNSGTDSTSGEFNCSQQSDLHDGNNSLTSSINKSSHGSDSLSNNTVVTCVGSYYSSTNVPAVTASTNSTVHSISSSIVSTTGSFYPRKLSSAGVDKRDPFSELADTHKSNDSDKTVSLSGSTSASTDSDRTPIRLDSTEDGDSGNWPRQNSLSLKEWDIPYDDLHLLESIGKGRFGTVHRALWHGDVAVKLLKEDYLDDEHMLEAFKLEVANFKKTRHENLVLFMGACMNPPHLAIVTSLCKGNTLYTYIHARRDKFTINRTTLVAQQISQGMGYLHARGIHHKDLRTKNIFLENGKVIITDFGLFSSTKLLYCEMGLGVPNGWLCYLAPELMRALMPVKPTEEILPFSKTSDVYSFGTVWYELLCGEFPFKSQPPESVIWQVGRGMKQTLANLQTSRDVKDILMHCWSFQADDRPDFAKLLSLLERLPKKRLARSPSHPVQLSRSAESVF, encoded by the coding sequence ATGACCACGCCATCCGCAGACACAGCACCGTTACCGGTCAACGATCTTGATGTCATACAGGATATGATAGACATTTCAGCAGATCGTTTGGAGGGTTTGCGTACTCAATGTGCCACAAGCGCTACTTTAACCCAGCAAGAAATTCGTAGTCTTGAGTCAAAATTAGTTCGAATGTTCTCAAAATTGTTATTAACCAAGTCACGTTTAAATGAAAGAATACCAGCAAGCGGTTTGCCTCATACTACTTGCACAGAGCTAAAAAAATGGTTACGAGTTGTGGGAATAAGTCAAGAATCATCAAATATTTGCCTAACTCGATTGTCCACATTAGAGCAACTGCTCGAACAGAGTGATGAGGAACTTAAGCATTTGTTAAGCAATAATCCAAGTTATCGAAAAGATGAAGATATAAGAAGGCTAACAACTGCTATGCAGAACTTACGTAAATGTAAAGAAAGCCTAAGTATTCTGGAGAGTGAAAACTCCACCAAAAGCGCCATAGGTGGAAATAATGTTTCTATTGAGAAGAAAGAACCTCTGACTGAACAATTGTTTTGGGACTCATGGGATCGTCAtcataatcatcaccatcacCGTAGCAGTATGGGAAATATCGGCGTAACAGCCTCGCCACGACCACATCGAATGCTTACAAAACAAGGAAAACCACACCATCACCAATCAGCGGGAAATAGTCGTCAGTCGCCTTCACACGATCACAGTTGCAAATCATCATCAACTGCCGCAATCAATAATGCTACTGACGATTCGTCTAGTATACAAGGTTCTACACTAACACTGACACTAACACCATCCCCACCGAACTCTCCATTCACACCCACTAGTATAATCAGCAATTTCGGTACGATATGCAGTGGAGGAAGCAGTGTGAATGGCACACCACAACGTAGCAAACCGGCTGGcacaccgccgccaatgaaaaAACATCAGACGTTATTGTCGAATATGCAACAACATACGCCTACACATATTTCCAGTATTGTTTCCAATATACCTGCCAGCAATCCGGACGGTACAATGATACCATTAGCCAAATCCAAATCAAATGGGTCTCAATTTCGCGACACGCCATTGTCAAGTACTGGATCTCCACAATCACAATCATTAGCGTCATCGGTAGTTGGCGCAGCAATGATGACAAACAACAAATCGACATTGTCACGTCCCCGCCTGAACACAGATCCGAGCCCTGATAGTTTTTCGTCTGCTAGCTCGGAtgtttttgtagaaaataataataatccaaaCAATCTTCAAGTACCAAGATCTCCGGGCACATTGCCATTAGGCATGGGGCACACGATATCACATCGTTTTGCCAAGGTCTTCCAGGTTATGTCAACGTGTGACCTTTGTCAAAAACAAATGTTCTTCGGTCTCAAGTGCAGAGAATGCAAGTATCGTTGTCATAAGGACTGTGAACAAAACGTACCACCATCATGTGGCCTACCCTCCGAATTTGTTGATGAGTTTAAGAAAACAATTAATGATCATGGAGGATTTGCTTCGATGCAACACAATCAGACCACAGCGAATACATCACCAATTCAAAGACAAAAGCGTGATAGCAGTTCACCTGCCTCGAGTTGTAATAGCTCAAGTCCGTCTAGTCCAGCACTATTCAATCTTCAACAACAGCATGTAACAGCACATACGGGAGCTGTTTTTATTCCGAGTGGTGGTAATATGATGAGCTCTTCCGGTGGTGGTAGCTCAAGTACGAGTTCCAACATGCTATCCACTCCATCCTCATTCCACAAGCACGCAAGTCTTTTCAATTTTCCAGATGTAACCATCACATCTAACTGTAATCAAGCTGCGGGTGGTACTACACAAACACTGTATTCCTCGCAAAACAGTGGAACCGATTCGACGAGTGGCGAATTCAATTGCTCGCAGCAGTCGGATTTACACGATGGCAACAATTCACTAACATCTTCAATCAACAAATCGAGTCATGGCAGTGATAGTTTATCAAACAACACTGTAGTTACATGCGTGGGATCTTATTATAGCTCTACTAATGTTCCGGCCGTAACTGCTTCCACAAACAGCACCGTACATTCCATCAGCTCAAGCATTGTCAGCACAACAGGTTCGTTTTACCCGCGTAAGCTCAGCTCAGCCGGTGTCGATAAGCGCGATCCATTTTCCGAACTTGCCGATACACACAAATCGAATGATAGTGATAAAACCGTCTCATTGTCGGGTAGTACTTCAGCCAGTACTGACTCTGATCGCACACCGATCAGATTAGATTCTACCGAAGATGGTGATTCGGGAAATTGGCCGCGACAAAATTCTTTGTCGCTAAAAGAATGGGACATACCCTATGATGATTTGCATTTGCTGGAATCAATCGGGAAGGGACGCTTTGGTACCGTACATCGGGCCTTATGGCATGGTGATGTGGCGGTTAAATTACTCAAAGAAGACTACCTGGACGATGAGCACATGTTAGAGGCATTTAAATTGGAAGTGGCCAATTTTAAGAAGACTCGTCATGAAAATTTAGTACTATTTATGGGTGCATGCATGAACCCACCCCATTTAGCCATTGTTACGTCATTGTGTAAAGGCAATACACTTTACACCTACATTCACGCACGTCGCGATAAATTTACCATCAACCGTACAACGCTGGTAGCCCAACAAATCTCACAAGGTATGGGCTATCTACACGCTCGTGGCATTCATCACAAGGACTTACGCACAAAGAATATTTTCTTAGAGAACGGAAAGGTGATTATCACCGATTTCGGTCTATTCAGTTCCACTAAATTGCTATATTGCGAAATGGGTCTAGGAGTGCCCAATGGGTGGCTGTGCTACTTGGCACCTGAACTGATGCGTGCTCTAATGCCAGTTAAGCCGACCGAAGAGATTTTGCCCTTCTCAAAAACATCGGATGTGTATTCATTCGGGACAGTGTGGTATGAGCTATTATGCGGCGAATTCCCATTCAAGTCCCAGCCACCGGAATCAGTTATTTGGCAAGTGGGACGGGGTATGAAGCAAACATTAGCCAACTTGCAGACGTCGCGTGATGTCAAAGACATACTTATGCACTGCTGGTCATTTCAAGCGGACGATAGGCCAGATTTCGCAAAGTTGCTCTCGCTTTTGGAGCGATTGCCGAAAAAACGTTTGGCGCGCAGCCCGTCACATCCCGTACAATTGTCACGTTCCGCAGAGTCAGTATTTTAA